From one Brachypodium distachyon strain Bd21 chromosome 4, Brachypodium_distachyon_v3.0, whole genome shotgun sequence genomic stretch:
- the LOC104584799 gene encoding uncharacterized protein LOC104584799 gives MVELTSRCVTYAEGVVTMSSTLLLAIVFKDKWKSNQGVDDADDHILIGVLLAAGATLVIGICPSLACSVTERFPTACARWPSVTRVLAATLSTACLLALACFISLAVIPNLIVGSYVGLVVLIFLVRLYVCCCQPARDEEENAHWQLRRSASSREREAKQIRTIVDKSHEFLSGVTGILFIGLEGMALEGIRMAFEGMGSAKIKNDMTLQGLVIAHGAAGVLKLHVAISLLLCVIGVILMFIQMNLIPLHADAGTKKFVYVADLVMTIGTGVLLTTIMTALMGVKGFLFWTSPCIIYMLVLFGADDQGEGDQEAEDKPAAPLGLTKVTFTGFFVVSIKAISGGSPSEWSQWFLLFTASAIASGVLWRLLTHAPSKSILGKKAADEAANVASFLTHFCVAVAAVLFAVRAWETVTTNRN, from the exons ATG GTCGAATTGACGAGCCGTTGCGTTACGTATGCGGAAGGAGTGGTGACAATGTCGAGCACGTTGCTTCTGGCGATCGTTTTCAAGGACAAGTGGAAAAGCAACCAAGGAGTAGACGATGCTGATGATCACATTCTAATCGGTGTCCTCCTTGCTGCCGGTGCTACTCTCGTGATCGGCATCTGCCCTTCGCTTGCCTGCTCTGTCACCGAGAGATTCCCCACGGCATGCGCAAGGTGGCCGTCCGTGACCAGGGTTCTGGCTGCAACCTTATCCACGGCTTGCCTCCTCGCCCTTGCTTGCTTCATTTCACTCGCCGTCATCCCCAATCTAATCGTGGGCTCTTATGTTGGACTGGTGGTGCTTATTTTCCTGGTTCGACTCTACGTGTGTTGTTGTCAGCCGGCACgggatgaagaagaaaacgCCCATTGGCAACTCCGCAGAAGCGCCTCCTCCAGGGAAAGAGAAGCCAAGCAGATCCGCACCATAGTCGACAAGTCACACGAGTTCTTGTCCGGTGTCACAGGGATACTCTTCATCGGCTTGGAAGGCATGGCATTGGAAGGCATTCGCATGGCATTTGAAGGCATGGGATCGGCCAAGATAAAAAACGACATGACATTGCAAGGTCTGGTCATTGCACACGGGGCTGCAGGCGTTCTGAAGTTGCACGTGGCGATCAGCCTCTTGCTTTGCGTTATTGGTGTCATCCTCATGTTCATCCAGATGAATCTGATCCCTCTTCATGCGGATGCGGGCACCAAGAAGTTCGTGTATGTGGCCGACCTCGTCATGACCATTGGCACAGGCGTACTGCTGACGACCATCATGACGGCACTCATGGGGGTTAAAGGGTTCTTGTTCTGGACCTCTCCATGCATAATCTACATGTTGGTGCTGTTTGGCGCCGACGACCAAGGCGAAGGAGACCAAGAAGCAGAGGATAAaccagcggcgccgctgggGCTGACCAAAGTCACCTTCACAGGATTCTTCGTCGTGTCGATAAAAGCCATCAGCGGCGGTTCGCCCAGCGAGTGGAGTCAGTGGTTCCTGCTGTTCACGGCCTCAGCCATTGCTTCAGGCGTGTTGTGGAGGCTCCTGACGCACGCGCCTAGCAAAAGCATCTTGGGAAAGAAAGCTGCCGACGAGGCTGCCAACGTCGCTTCCTTCCTCACGCATTTCTGCGTCGCAGTTGCTGCCGTCCTGTTCGCGGTCAGGGCCTGGGAAACTGTAACAACCAACAGGAACTGA
- the LOC100820947 gene encoding dual specificity protein phosphatase 12, producing the protein MEEAAVTCYSKPLLYWVVWKRNNLQPRFFPFSALTGPLPDGTDITHVLSVVSSASISFIADCRPGLSIPAEEVRRVVAGEDGAPPSAVAPGRLMRVVEKAGQGLRVTRMAVPLRDTEEENLLDHLEPCLDFIDEGRKEGSVLVHCFAGVSRSATIITAYLMRTEQKSLEEAVESLKEINESVCPNDGFLDQLRLFEEMGFKVDTSSNLYKRFRLKLLGQSYKIGEKIGSHVLEDDPGVPQQPNPSQELSNKETHKTAYRCKKCRRIVAAEDNVISHTPGEGNSSFEWHDKRKGGHTYNKEKDCSSLYVEPLKWMTPAEDGALQGKLSCIHCGARLGYFNWSGIQCNCGSWITPAFQISKSKVDISTI; encoded by the exons ATGGAGGAAGCTGCTGTTACCTGCTACTCCAAACCTTTG TTGTACTGGGTTGTTTGGAAGAGAAACAATCTCCAGCCGaggttttttcctttctcgGCCCTCACCGGGCCCCTCCCGGACGGCACCGACATCACCCACGTCCTCTCCGTCGTCAGctccgcctccatctccttcaTCGCCGACTGCCGCCCGGGCCTCTCCATCCCCGCCGAGGAGGTCCGCCGCGTGGTCGCCGGGGAGGACGGCGCGCCGCCCTCGGCGGTGGCCCCCGGGCGGCTGATGCGGGTCGTGGAGAAGGCCGGGCAAGGGCTGAGGGTGACGCGGATGGCCGTGCCGCTCAGGgacaccgaggaggagaacCTGCTGGATCACCTCGAGCCCTGCCTTGATTTCATTGAcgaggggaggaaggagggcaGTGTGCTGGTGCATTGCTTCGCGGGGGTCTCCAGGAG TGCTACCATTATCACGGCATATCTGATGAGAACAGAGCAGAAATCTCTGGAAG AAGCAGTAGAGTCTTTGAAGGAAATTAATGAGTCTGTTTGCCCAAACGATGGTTTTCTTGATCAA TTGAGATTGTTTGAAGAAATGGGTTTCAAGGTTGACACTTCAAGTAATTTATACAAGCGCTTCCGCTTAAAATTGTTAG GCCAGTCCTACAAAATTGGAGAGAAAATAGGAAGCCATGTACTGGAAGACGACCCCGGTGTTCCTCAACAGCCTAATCCTAGCCAGGAATTGTCAAACAAAGAGACCCATAAAACAGCATACCGCTGCAAGAAATGTAGGAGGATTGTTGCTGCGGAGGACAATGTTATCAGCCACACTCCTGGGGAGGGTAACTCTAGCTTCGAGTGGCACGACAAAAGGAAAGGCGGTCACAcatacaacaaagaaaaagattgcTCTTCTCTGTATGTTGAGCCTCTGAAGTGGATGACTCCAG CAGAAGATGGTGCTTTGCAAGGGAAGCTATCGTGCATTCACTGCGGAGCACGGCTAGGATACTTCAACTGGTCGGGGATCCAGTGCAACTGCGGCAGCTGGATCACCCCTGCATTCCAAATTTCCAAGAGCAAAGTTGATATAAGCACCATCTAA